CTTCATCGTCTTCCAGCGCGCCTCCATCGGCGAAACCATCCACAACCTGGCCCATTTCGACCCGCGCTACCTCGCCCTCGCACTGGGGCTGGTGGCACTGGACTGGATGGCGTCCGGCGCGCGCATCTATATCTTCGCCCGCAAGGTCTACCGCCCCATCACCTTCGGCGCCTGCATGCGCTCCTGCTTCGCCAATGTGTTCCTGGGCGGCGCCACGCCGTCGCAGACCGGCGGCGCGGCGGCGCAGGTCTACGTGCTCTACGCCGAAGGAATGACGGTGGTGGACGCCACCGTGGTGTGTTTCGTGGGCGGCTTTCTGGGGACCACCATCATCCTGCTCGCGTGCGCCATCATCTTTTCGTTCATGGTGCACCCGGAATTCGTGCCGGTGGGGCTGCGCACCATATCGGGGCTGTCGTTCACACTCTTCGCGCTGATCCTGGTGGCGGTTTTGCTCTCACTGCTCAGCCCGACGCGATTCAAGCGCATCGTGCACGCACTGATGCAGCGGGTGCCGAAGTACGGAAGAAGGTTGGAGCACTCCCACGTGGTGGAGAAGCTGTTCGACACGGTCGACCGTTACCACGACCTCATGACCGGTTTCCTGGTGCACAGCAAGCTGCTGTTTCTGGCGGGACTCTTGCTGACCGCGGTGATCTACCTAAACAAGTTCACCATTGCGTGGGTGGTGCTGAAGGGGCTGGGGGTGCACGCCGACCCGTGGTCGGTGCTGTACATGCAGGTGGTGCTGCTGTTGATCTTCTACTTTTCGCCCTCCCCGGGCGCGTCGGGGTTCGCCGAGGTGACAACGATGGCGGTGATGGATTCGGTGATCCCCAAGGGCTTCGAGGCCACGTTCATCCTGCTGTGGCGCTTCTTCACGCTGGTGCTGAACATGATGATCGGCGCGGGCGTGCTGCTTGGCTACATCTCG
This region of Candidatus Krumholzibacteriia bacterium genomic DNA includes:
- a CDS encoding flippase-like domain-containing protein, whose product is MPSPTRSTPPVISTRKIRVGLQLFLAFSIVGFFIVFQRASIGETIHNLAHFDPRYLALALGLVALDWMASGARIYIFARKVYRPITFGACMRSCFANVFLGGATPSQTGGAAAQVYVLYAEGMTVVDATVVCFVGGFLGTTIILLACAIIFSFMVHPEFVPVGLRTISGLSFTLFALILVAVLLSLLSPTRFKRIVHALMQRVPKYGRRLEHSHVVEKLFDTVDRYHDLMTGFLVHSKLLFLAGLLLTAVIYLNKFTIAWVVLKGLGVHADPWSVLYMQVVLLLIFYFSPSPGASGFAEVTTMAVMDSVIPKGFEATFILLWRFFTLVLNMMIGAGVLLGYISGRRGRRRVE